Proteins encoded within one genomic window of Triticum aestivum cultivar Chinese Spring chromosome 2D, IWGSC CS RefSeq v2.1, whole genome shotgun sequence:
- the LOC123055659 gene encoding protein FAR1-RELATED SEQUENCE 5-like — MNLTTIGKRSATTNEQLASTTMSFAISDTEGIKSFSIDPINNVQMHMSHGGLSTPQKNTDVPLFSSSFTPECDEHLKPKVGMAFEGLEAVEKFYKAYAHESGFGVRIGQQKKIDNKVVRTKRFMCNREGFKSKDSKEIDDPLKKRRKQTNTRCGCDAHIFVRLCGDNTYKIDSWVEHHVHGLVSPDKHHLIRSDRTVSERAKNTLYACHKASIGTSQAYRLLQVSDGGIPNVGCSKRDLQNYYQALRYKIRDADAQMFVAQLARKQEVNSAFFYDFDVNDEGKLMRVFWADATGRKNYSHFGDVISFDSTYTTNQYNMIFAPFTGVNHHLQSVFFATAFLSNEKDESYIWLFETFLIAMGGIAPRLIITDEATSIKNGIDEVLPTTVHRLCMWHIMEKVPEKVGPMIREDSEFWTRLNSCVWGSETSIELESQWNSIITDFGLEENEWLSKRFSIRDKWIPAYFMDISLAGILRTTSRSESANSFFNHFIHRRLAFVEFWLRFDTALECQREEEFMADNRSIHTTPQLFTPWTMEKQGSEVFTYEVFEKFQLQVIAARDHCCVQNITQGVGVKNVTLRGRSGKIREVCYDIGSMIANCSCKLFESLGIPCRHIIQVLRIENQNELPSYYIMKRWQKRCKRENVYDEQGNLLEEKPMDSLDAATRKKISVVRDKMEELIQKAKHSDEALDFLTSSVMNIEAPLGQMIPEATQSTRQEEYEAFIGCNIPTEVHIHPPTDVRTVGRCKRIKRGKEIKERVQKNKDKEGKAKVARLCKTCKQMVFHDSRNCPSKKGGSVTLQDMQPNGAS; from the exons ATGAACCTGACAACCATCGGCAAACGCT CGGCAACTACCAATGAGCAACTAGCAAGTACAACGATGTCATTTGCAATCAGCGACACGGAGGGCATCAAAAGTTTCAG TATCGATCCAATCAATAACGTTCAAATGCATATGAGCCATGGAGGACTTAGTACACCCCAAAAGAACACTGACGTACCCCTCTTT TCTTCATCTTTTACACCTGAATGTGATGAGCACTTGAAGCCTAAAGTGGGTATGGCATTTGAAGGACTCGAGGCAGTAGAGAAATTCTACAAGGCATATGCACATGAATCAGGTTTTGGTGTTCGAATCGGACAACAGAAAAAGATTGATAATAAGGTGGTCCGGACTAAGCGTTTCATGTGTAATAGGGAAGGATTCAAGTCAAAAGATAGTAAGGAGATAGATGACCCCTTGAAGAAGAGGCGTAAGCAGACAAATACGCGATGCGGTTGTGATGCCCATATCTTTGTTAGACTTTGTGGGGATAACACCTACAAGATAGACTCATGGGTTGAGCACCACGTTCATGGTCTTGTATCACCTGATAAGCATCATTTGATCAGATCGGATCGTACAGTTAGTGAGAGGGCAAAGAATACTTTATACGCATGTCATAAGGCAAGCATTGGAACCTCTCAAGCATATAGGCTCCTGCAAGTTAGCGATGGCGGAATTCCGAATGTTGGCTGCTCAAAGAGGGACTTGCAGAATTACTACCAAGCACTCAGGTATAAAATCAGAGATGCAGATGCTCAAATGTTTGTGGCCCAATTAGCTAGAAAGCAGGAAGTGAATTCAGCATTTTTCTATGATTTTGATGTGAATGATGAGGGGAAGCTAATGCGTGTGTTTTGGGCGGATGCCACGGGCAGGAAGAACTATAGTCACTTTGGTGATGTCATATCCTTTGATTCTACATACACCACTAATCAGTACAACATGATATTTGCACCATTTACTGGGGTTAATCATCACTTACAAAGTGTATTTTTTGCTACTGCATTCTTATCAAATGAGAAGGATGAGTCATACATTTGGTTATTTGAGACCTTCTTAATTGCAATGGGAGGGATAGCACCTAGACTCATCATAACCGATGAAGCCACTAGCATCAAGAATGGTATTGACGAAGTTCTTCCAACAACCGTTCATAGGTTGTGCATGTGGCATATAATGGAAAAGGTTCCTGAAAAAGTTGGACCTATGATTAGAGAAGATTCTGAATTTTGGACGAGATTGAACTCATGTGTTTGGGGTTCGGAAACTTCAATAGAGCTTGAGTCACAATGGAATTCCATCATTACAGATTTTGGGTTGGAGGAAAATGAGTGGTTGAGTAAAAGGTTTAGCATTCGAGATAAATGGATACCGGCGTACTTTATGGATATATCTCTAGCGGGCATTCTCCGAACCACTTCAAGATCAGAAAGTGCAAATTCGTTTTTTAACCACTTCATTCATCGAAGGCTTGCTTTTGTTGAGTTTTGGCTTAGGTTTGACACAGCTTTAGAATGTCAACGTGAGGAAGAATTCATGGCAGACAACAGAAGCATACATACCACCCCACAACTATTTACGCCATGGACAATGGAGAAACAAGGTAGTGAGGTATTCACATATGAGGTGTTCGAGAAATTTCAGCTACAAGTTATTGCTGCTAGAGACCATTGTTGTGTTCAGAATATTACACAAGGTGTGGGGGTAAAAAATGTGACCCTGAGAGGTCGGTCTGGTAAGATTAGGGAGGTTTGCTATGACATTGGAAGCATGATAGCAAATTGTTCGTGCAAGTTATTTGAGTCACTCGGTATTCCATGTCGCCATATTATCCAAGTTTTGAGGATTGAAAACCAAAATGAGCTTCCTAGCTACTACATTATGAAAAGATGGCAGAAAAGGTGCAAAAG GGAGAATGTTTATGATGAACAGGGGAACCTACTAGAAGAAAAGCCCATGGATTCACTTGATGCGGCCACAAGAAAGAAGATTTCAGTTGTACGAGATAAGATGGAAGAGCTTATTCAAAAGGCGAAACATTCAGATGAAGCATTGGACTTCTTAACATCAAGTGTGATGAACATTGAGGCGCCTTTGGGCCAAATGATCCCTGAAGCCACCCAAAGCACTAGGCAAGAGGAATATGAGGCTTTTATTGGTTGCAATATTCCCACTGAAGTTCATATTCATCCGCCGACTGATGTTCGTACCGTGGggagatgcaaaagaataaagcgAGGAAAGGAGATCAAGGAGAGGGTTCAGAAAAATAAGGACAAAGAAGGCAAGGCAAAGGTCGCACGCTTGTGCAAGACGTGCAAGCAAATGGTATTTCATGATAGTCGTAATTGTCCAAGCAAAAAAGGAGGGAGTGTGACTTTGCAAGATATGCAGCCAAATGGTGCCTCCTGA